Below is a window of Pseudodesulfovibrio sp. 5S69 DNA.
TTCACCCCGAGGTGGTCCTCCAGCTTGTCGGCCAGGAACTCCATGACCGTGGACTTGGACAGGGCCAGGGTGCGGCCCCCCATCCCGGCCAGGTCCCTGTCCCGGTTGGCGGGCGACAGGGCGATGCCGAACATGGGATAACCCGGCGTGGTCCGCCAGGAGGTCAGGGCGATGTGCATGGGCACGCCCCGGTCCAGGAGCAGGTAGGTGGCCACCAGGTCGCCGAAGTAGCCGTCGATCTGGCCGGTCTGCATGGCCATGTCGCGCTCCAGCGCGGACATGAACCGCACCAGGGTCACGTCCAGGCCGTGCTCGGCAAACAGCCCTTCCTTCTCGGCCACCTGCAACGGCAGGGTGTCGATAACCGGCAGGATGCCGAAGCGGATCTTGATGTTCTCGGCCTGGGCCGTGGTGGCCAGGGCCAGGATTACGGCCAGGGCGAGCAGGATTTTCTTCATTCCGATTCCCCTTGGATTTGCTGGCGGGCTTTTAGCATGATGCGCCGAGAAAAGAAAGACGCGACAGCCCGTTGCCGCCGCGTCCGAAATGCGGGAACCGACCGGCCCCGATGCTAGCCTCAGCCGCCGTGGGAGTGCGAATCACCGGACAGGAAGGAGCCCAGGAAGCTCTTGGCCACCAGGGCCAGCGTGAGCACGGCGGCGGCCACGCCCACCCAGTGGGGCAGCAACTCGCCCACGTCCGAGACCGTGGCCCGGATGTCCAGGCCAAGCGCTGCGTACAGGTGGTCCGTGGCCCAGGCCAGGACCAGGGAGCAGACCATGATGGAGGCCACGTAGAGCCCGGCGGCCCGCTTGCCCAGAGTCTTGAGCATGACCGTGATGGTCGCGCCGTTGGTGGCCGGCCCGGCCAGGAGGAAGACCAGGGCCGCGCCCGGAGAGAGCCCCTTGAGCAGGAGCGAAGCCGCGATGGGCGTGGAGGCCGTGGCGCAGACGTACAGCGGCAGGGCCACCACGAGCATGGCCAGGTAGGAGAACAGGCCGGTGCCCACCCAGCGGTCCACGGCGTCCGCCGGGATAGCTGCCGAGATGACCCCGGCGATGAGCACGCCCACCAGGAGCCAGCGGCCGATGTCCTCGATCATCTCGCCGAAGGCGTAGCGCATGCCCGCCGAGAACCGGCCCTTGAAGGTGGGCGGCGGGGGCACGGCGCAGGAGCCGCCGCAGCCGCAGCCGGTGCAGGCCGCCGCGCCGTCGGACAGTCCGGCCAGGGACCGGGGTTCGTCCTTGTCGTCCGGGAAGGCGTTGATCAGCACCCCGGCGAAGATGGCGGTAATGGATGCGGCCACGGGCCGGATGACGGTCATGAGCGGATCGATGAGGGCGTAGGTCACGGCCATGGAGTCCACCCCGGTCTCGGGCGTGGAGATCATGAAGGCCGTGGTCGCCCCCTTGCTGGCGCCCTGCCCTCGCAGGCCGAGGGCCGCGGGCAGCACGCCGCAGGAGCAAAGCGGCAGCGGCACGCCGATGACGGCGGCCTTGAGCACCGCGCCCACAGACTTGCCTCCCAGATGGCGGGCCATAAACGAATCGGGGACGAACCCCTTGAGCAGACCGGCCACGAAAAACCCGAAGAGGACGTACGGTGCGGCCTCAACCAGCACGTTCCAGGACTCGACCAGGACATTGACGACGATATCGACCATACAAAACCTACAAAGACATTTTATTCACAAGTGAATACCTATTCATAGAAAAGGACAAAAAAAAAGGAGGAGGCGGGCTACGCCTCTTCCTTGATGTGGTCCAATCCCTGGGAGACCAGGTTGCGCACGTGGTCGTCGTCCAGGGAATAAAAAACGTTCTTGCCCTCCTTGCGGTAGCGCACCAGCTTGGCGGCTCGAAGCAGCCTGAGCTGATGGGAGATGGCCGACTGGGACATGTCCAGGACCTCGGCCAGGGCGCAGACGCAGAGTTCGCCGATGGACAGGGCGAACAGAATGCGCACGCGGGTGTAATCCCCCAAGGCCTTGAACAGTTCGGCCAGGAACAGGAATTCCCGTTCGGAGAGCATGGACTCTCGGGCGGCAGCGACATTCTCTGCGTGCTGCTCGGTATCACTGCAAGCAATATTCGACATTTCTTCCCTCACATGAATAATCACTCATTTGTTATAACAATACGTACAGACACCTCGCTTGTCAAGTCCGGCACCCCCGTGACGGGGATGCCGGGCATTGTCGCACCTTCCGCCCTACCCCAGCCCGAGACGGTCCAGGGTCAGGAGCTTGCGGCCCGAGAAGTCCAGGATGCGGTCTATGAGTTCGGCGTGGGGCAGGCCCGCGCCGCGCACCTCGGCCATGAGCCCGGCCACGACCTTCTCCTGTGCGAGGTAGCCGAAGACCACCTCGCGCACGTCGCGCAGGGAGACCAGCCGGTCGGCCCAGCCCAAGCCTTCCTGGTAGAGCATCCTGGCCGAGATGAACGAGGCCAGCAGGGCCAGTTGGTGAGGCCTCGGCAGGTCGTTCACGATCCGGTCGCGGTATTTTTCGACCAGTACGTCCGGGCAGTAGGACAGCAGGACTTCGACCAGTTCCGGGTCGTCGGCCACCCTGTCCACGGATTCCGTGAGCACGGCGTCCACGTGGTCGGCCAGGGTGTTGATGGACTCGGACAGGGCATAGGAGAGTTGCGTGATGGTCCGCCGCCCGCCGGACAGCTTGTACTCGTGCATGAGCAGGCGCGCCTCGGACCGGGCCCGCAGCCGGAGGATGTCCAGGAGCTGGGCGATGTAGTCCTGCTTGATGCCCAAAAACTCCTCCTCGCTCAGGATGAGCCCGGCCAGGATCTCGTAGGACGAGCAGATCACGCCGGTCTTGTTGGCCGACGGGCCGGGAACCACCGGGACCCCGGCCTTTTCGAGCATGACGCGGGCATCGGTCGAGATGAAGATGTTGGCCCCTTCGACGATGCCCCTGGCCGAGGGCGTGCCGTCCTTTTGCAGGAACTCCTTCCAGTTGGTCATGTTCACCGTGTCCGGCCTGCCCCCGGACGGTATGAAGATGTCGGCCACCACCGTGTTGTGCAAGGCGTTGCGGATGCGGATGCCCTGGGGCTCGGCCGCAGTGACCGCGAAAGCCCCCTCGCCCTTGAGCCGGTCCCTGTTGAAATCCGAAGTCCGCAGATCGTTGTCCATGAGCCGGAGCAGTTCGGCGTGGTCCATGCCGTCCGGGTCGTAGACCGCGCCGTGGCCGTCGGACATGGCCAGTATCCGGGCGTTGTCGCCGTACTCGCGCATGAGGATGCGCATGACGTTGGAGGCCACGTCCCCGGCCGGGCCGCCGGTCAGCTTGACCGTGAACGGCTGGTTCCTGGGGTCGATGCCCAGCGTGTGCAGCAACTCCTCGGCGAAGACGATGACCCCTTCCGAGGTCACGCCGTACTGCTTGTGGGCGATGCCCGCACCGGGCTTGGAACTCATGAAGGCGCTGGGCCACTTGTAGCCGCGCCGGGCGGCCCGGTCCGCCATCCACTGGATGTGCGCCGGGG
It encodes the following:
- a CDS encoding SO_0444 family Cu/Zn efflux transporter; translated protein: MVDIVVNVLVESWNVLVEAAPYVLFGFFVAGLLKGFVPDSFMARHLGGKSVGAVLKAAVIGVPLPLCSCGVLPAALGLRGQGASKGATTAFMISTPETGVDSMAVTYALIDPLMTVIRPVAASITAIFAGVLINAFPDDKDEPRSLAGLSDGAAACTGCGCGGSCAVPPPPTFKGRFSAGMRYAFGEMIEDIGRWLLVGVLIAGVISAAIPADAVDRWVGTGLFSYLAMLVVALPLYVCATASTPIAASLLLKGLSPGAALVFLLAGPATNGATITVMLKTLGKRAAGLYVASIMVCSLVLAWATDHLYAALGLDIRATVSDVGELLPHWVGVAAAVLTLALVAKSFLGSFLSGDSHSHGG
- a CDS encoding ArsR/SmtB family transcription factor, coding for MSNIACSDTEQHAENVAAARESMLSEREFLFLAELFKALGDYTRVRILFALSIGELCVCALAEVLDMSQSAISHQLRLLRAAKLVRYRKEGKNVFYSLDDDHVRNLVSQGLDHIKEEA